TAGCCGTAAGGAGTCGGGAGAGGACATTCGCGATTCAAGTTGGGGCATGGAAGCAACCTCTACAGTCGATCGTGGGAGTCAGAGAGTGTGGCATTCGATTGAGATCACAGTTCCGATCCATGCTGTTGTCGCGGGGATCCTGGGAGCGACGCCCATGGATGTTGTTTGGGAGAGGTTGCTCTTCCCCTTGGTCGCCTTCTTCATGGTGCAATCTGACCTTGGATGAACGCAAACTTCTCCGCGAAGGAGATCGATGGGATGCTTTTTCCACATCTTCAATATCCCCGATCTGGTCGGAcctgtttttcctttcagCTGTGTTCACCAGTGTCTAAGAAAGTTAATCCTTGATGGACGACTAGAAGTCGAAGATGCGTCGTGTCGCACTGCAGCGCATAGGCTGCTTGTGCTATCGGTCTAAGAGCTTTAGGGCTTTTGTTCTGTTTCGGGGTTGACGGGCATGACACTTGTGCATTGACGGGAACCTGCAGGTTGTTGATTCAGTAGGGCACTGTTCTCAGTTGTTTTGCCAGTAAGGGGTCCTTTATACATTGGCCCTGCCTTGGGACGTACGGCCAGAACCCGTCCCTGAGTAGGACTCAAGAACACTGACCAAGGGAGAAAAAAACTAATAGTTACATCGGCACTAGCATTATGGCATGTAGAAAAAAAAGCTGATTTTCAGTGATACGGAGTATGAGATATGATTTAGAGACGATGTTAGGAATTTTAACTTGAAAGCTATTTTTTGGGTTCTTTTGACATTTTGTACGGGAGCTGAGATGGAAGGCACAAATTTCTTAAACTATTCCCTTTTCACATTTCCTTTACCCAGTATTTTGTAGGAAACGGGAGAAATGTACCTAGGCCTGTACCTGTCACTGCCTATTTACCCAGTGGTTACCGGTCTTGCACTTGTTAAACATCATCATGTGAAATTCTGAAtgccaagaaaagaaatgggaaTAAAGCGATGAACTGATACAAGAGTTATCATCTCGTTTGCCTTCTTCAGATGGTTTATGTTTGTTATTTAAACACTGATCTTAGTATATTCAAATAATTACTAGCAGCAAATTTTCTTAGGATTATAAATTCAGATTTACATGTTTAAATTTTGAACATTTCTTTATGGATTTCTTTTACTAGTCTCAACTGGCAACCAGGGGTGGGGATAACAGATGAATGGACATGCGCTGTAGGCCCTTTGTAAAGTATACATGTGTACCCTGCATATAGTAAATCTGGTCCAGAAGCCCTGTTTGACGTACAGTTAATCCAACCAATCAAGTaatattacttcctccgtccaacaaaggatgtctcaactttgactaaatttgaatgcatctatacactaagtcatgtctaaagatacatccaaattttaacaaacttgagatatcttttgttggacggagggagtattacattTTTATGCATGCAGACACAACCTTGAACATACACGCTGTGCATGGTAAGGACACAGCTTTACATCTGAAAAGGAATTTATTCAGTTTTATCTTCATATGATTCCCAACTTCTTTGCATTTCAAACAGATTATGGTAGACTGAATAGTTTCCCACGCAAAACCTGCCTTGTACTGAGGCTATATATATCATTTGCATGCAGGCTTACATGCTAGCTGGTCTGAGTGGAGGTTTTCTAACATTTTTCATTTCCATGTCCATTCTTCTTGGGCGATCTATCTCTAGCATCAGCAGGAAGCAGTGGAGCCTACAATCACCCAAGTATCCACATTCTCTTATACTGTTTAATTATTATGTTTATAACGACAACATAAAAAATTGTGTCTTTAACTTTGAcactaataaaaaaatgtgtgtgtgGCAATGCCTCCCTTTGAAATGCAATAATCACCACTCATCATTTCTTTTGCTTGGATTTTGGTCTAGGTCAATTGCAGCCCTCTCATTTGCATTCATAATTTACATGAGAATGTTAAGTTTTGTAACCTTGTTTGTTTACACGAAATAGTCATTTCTGTGTGAATTGTATATTTGTTTACGTGAAATGTGGACCTCCAATTATATTAGTGTTTTTACACGCATGGCACATTTTAGTTTCTCCAGAATTCATTTCAAGCCCACTTCCAAACATCTCAGTACATTCACTTCCACATCTGTTTGTGTTTATGATATTAACAAATGCTGTGCAGGTCATTGTTTGGATATGTGATACCAATGATCCCGTGCATCCTTTATTGTCTTTACTATGGCGGCTTCCTTATCCAGTTTTTGATTGAAAAGATGGGAATGATGGGATCTCTTCCCAAACCATATGGTTAGTAAACTATGTTCCTTGCCGATTTCATTGTAGAATTTCTTCATGTTGCTATGTCATTTACAAAGTTTGATGAGAATAGTTAAAAGCATATTCCATGctcctgcaaaaaaaaaaacatattccAGTTATTAGCTTGTCAGCATGCCAACTGATTTTATTTGAAGAAAAGGGAAACTTGATTTGATATCGAAAACTTGAAAATAACGCCATCTCTTCTATACTGCATGGATTATGATTATATTCTGGTCATTAAGTCTAGCCGGTGGCATCAACTTCATCGTCATATGGTCTTCTTGCAGGATATTTTGTGCCTGATGTTATTGTTGGAGCTGTGGTTGGATTGGTTGTGGGTTGGTGTTTTGGTCCACTAGCACCCATTGCTAGCCGTTGGTTGGCCAAGACATCCATTCTCCAGGGCTTCTTGCAAATTACAGTGGTTGCTTTGGCTATCTCATCCCAAATATTTCCTTACAGCACTGGAGCACCAAAACGAGTTGTTCTTCAACACACCTTTGTTACAGGTCTGATGTTTGTGGGCTGCTTGAATTTACCAAAAATATACTTCCTGGAATGGAACGTATACTTCCTTCCTGAAAGCATCTTTGTCATTCTTTAGTGATATGAGGCCGTAATGTTTTCGATATTCATTTCATCTTCTGAAACTAACTTTGGCCGAAGCTGCTATACCTCCGACTGAATAAGTTTTCTCATTCTCAATCAAGAACTGAAATCAAGTATCTTTAAAAAGAATCAAATTGATTGAAAAACTGATTTGATTCTGTTGTTGACAAATTAAATCTAGCTAGGCCTGTTTATGGTATCTGCtaaaattcatgcatttctgGTTTCTGTATTGTCTATAATCTGAGCAAGTGCTATCTTAGCTTATGACATCTCTAGTCTGTCAAagaaatatttgaacttgGGAGTTATCATAGTATTCCTTTCTGAAATGCACACTTGATGACATTGTCAGATGCTAATAGCATTGTGGAGTCAAACTATGGTTTCTCAGTTGTCGATGCTAATTCATTGGAGTTCCTTTTCAACAACGCACCTGAGGCAGCCAAATGGCTAAAGGATAACTCGAAGTTATCcttcaaagaaaaatatctGTCTGATAGAAGCTCCTGGGTGGTAAGTACATATGGTCGAAAACTTGAATACTGTTGACATACAGGCAAAACTTTGGAAGTATCACTTATTAAAGTAATCTAGCTACCGCAGCCATCTAAAATTAATGTGGTGGATCGTATCTTTACCTGCATTAGAGATCCCTTAAtaatagagaaaaaaataaataaacaggGAAGGACGATCACCCATCAGAAATAGGATGACCTCCGAACATAGTAGGATAATTGATCATTATTTGTACAGTTACATGCATACATCACAGATTTCTGTAATCCTGTTCTTAATATTTAGTTGAGTTTGACTTGTTGCAGGCTTTATATCCTGTCCCTTTCTTGTTCTCTGGGAGTTTGAAGTTTCCTGCACAGACTGAAGAGATTAGAAAGCACTACCAGCATTTCCCTCAGCTAATTGTACAGAAGACGTTGAGTAACAATGGAAATCGAAGGGTGCATCTCGAGCTTTCACTTGGGTAAGAATTTTACTGACAATAGGTCCACACAATACAATTAATGAAAGCTTTAAACCATGTTTTTATgttattttccatttttttgtttgttataTCTGTTTCAGTTCATTATTGGAGATTTGGACCACTTCACTCAATATTACTGGGCCTCTGTCAAATTGGTCCTTTGCTGATTACACACTTTCAGGTGCTTGTAAATTCTTTTCTGCTATTTATTTCCATTTACTTTTTTAGCTATCAATATgctaatattttattttgcctaACCTTGCCAGCTCCCCAAACTGTAAGTGGTGGACCACCGTCATATATCTGTCGACTTAGTGGAAAAAGTTATGAGAATTGGTCTTTCTGGTTGGAGGTAATGATATGCATCATCAACAAACCTGTGCAAATAATTAACAGGGATTACTGGTTTAGCATTTCTATTATATCAGCTGTTATATTCTAAGTACCTAGATATACCCCTGGTTATGTGAGCGGCATATTACTAGGTGCTTCATCCACTTCACTTTATCTGTTCAACCAGCCCTCTTTTTCAGTGTTTACTTGTCCAACTGACTTGTACTCACAGACTAAACTGTAATATTAATGAAGAAATAATAATTGAACACTGTTCATCTCATTGATGGACAGATATTCTGAAACAACAATTATGTATTACTTCATTCGGGACACCCGTATGTATTACAGTGATATCTACAGTTTGAAGTCCATTCCCTGCTTACAATTGTTACTTATGCTTCCCTTAAAATTTTAAACATCTTTCTGAAACATTTACAGGCCAATTCTTCTGAACCACTGAGAATTGATGTAGCTGTACTCGACCAGTATCTCGTTGATAGTACAAAGGAATTAAAGAGCCTCTTCCCAAGTTGGGCAGATATGACTGTCTTCACCACATTTTTCTCAACATATCATTTGTAAGATCGCGTATAATTGTAAATTTGTTATTTAGGAGGTGGAAATGAAATAGGCAGGTTGCATTTTGGGGGTGCTTTCTTCTCCCCAGTGGGTGGTGTTAAGCTTGACGTGGCCATATTTGTAATATTGTGGCAACAATTACGTAAGATATAGCAGTTTGAAAAAGGAATGGGAAAACATATAGTGGTGGCTTACATTTTTCAACAGTGGGACAGGTTGTCTGTCCCAATGAAATTATCAGCTCCTATTTGTACTGT
This is a stretch of genomic DNA from Brachypodium distachyon strain Bd21 chromosome 1, Brachypodium_distachyon_v3.0, whole genome shotgun sequence. It encodes these proteins:
- the LOC100821988 gene encoding endoplasmic reticulum metallopeptidase 1 isoform X2, which encodes MQTEDDEPSLLVNGHYDSPLGSPGAADCGSCVASMLELSRLILDSGWVPPRPVIFLFNGAEELFLLGSHGFIKTHKWNNTIGAFINIEASGSGGADLVCQSGPGSWPSRIYAQTAKYPMANSVAQDMFGIIPGDTDYRIFAEDIANIPGLDIIFVLGGYFYHTSYDTLENLFPGSIQARGENLFNLVKAFTNSSMLLKESDASSKAVQDGIDDQRAIFFDYLTWFMVFYPRNLSLILHSLPVAVFLLAPLFLNFPNITFMSWFLTVLDLLKGMLLHAFCVILAIVIPAMAAGLRLLFTKNAMNWFAHPYLAFLMFVPTSLVGLFLPRIIWGLSEQSHFWGAFGLYSLITLAYMLAGLSGGFLTFFISMSILLGRSISSISRKQWSLQSPKSLFGYVIPMIPCILYCLYYGGFLIQFLIEKMGMMGSLPKPYGYFVPDVIVGAVVGLVVGWCFGPLAPIASRWLAKTSILQGFLQITVVALAISSQIFPYSTGAPKRVVLQHTFVTDANSIVESNYGFSVVDANSLEFLFNNAPEAAKWLKDNSKLSFKEKYLSDRSSWVALYPVPFLFSGSLKFPAQTEEIRKHYQHFPQLIVQKTLSNNGNRRVHLELSLGSLLEIWTTSLNITGPLSNWSFADYTLSAPQTVSGGPPSYICRLSGKSYENWSFWLEANSSEPLRIDVAVLDQYLVDSTKELKSLFPSWADMTVFTTFFSTYHL
- the LOC100821988 gene encoding endoplasmic reticulum metallopeptidase 1 isoform X3 translates to MQTDDEPSLLVNGHYDSPLGSPGAADCGSCVASMLELSRLILDSGWVPPRPVIFLFNGAEELFLLGSHGFIKTHKWNNTIGAFINIEASGSGGADLVCQSGPGSWPSRIYAQTAKYPMANSVAQDMFGIIPGDTDYRIFAEDIANIPGLDIIFVLGGYFYHTSYDTLENLFPGSIQARGENLFNLVKAFTNSSMLLKESDASSKAVQDGIDDQRAIFFDYLTWFMVFYPRNLSLILHSLPVAVFLLAPLFLNFPNITFMSWFLTVLDLLKGMLLHAFCVILAIVIPAMAAGLRLLFTKNAMNWFAHPYLAFLMFVPTSLVGLFLPRIIWGLSEQSHFWGAFGLYSLITLAYMLAGLSGGFLTFFISMSILLGRSISSISRKQWSLQSPKSLFGYVIPMIPCILYCLYYGGFLIQFLIEKMGMMGSLPKPYGYFVPDVIVGAVVGLVVGWCFGPLAPIASRWLAKTSILQGFLQITVVALAISSQIFPYSTGAPKRVVLQHTFVTDANSIVESNYGFSVVDANSLEFLFNNAPEAAKWLKDNSKLSFKEKYLSDRSSWVALYPVPFLFSGSLKFPAQTEEIRKHYQHFPQLIVQKTLSNNGNRRVHLELSLGSLLEIWTTSLNITGPLSNWSFADYTLSAPQTVSGGPPSYICRLSGKSYENWSFWLEANSSEPLRIDVAVLDQYLVDSTKELKSLFPSWADMTVFTTFFSTYHL